The following are from one region of the Dreissena polymorpha isolate Duluth1 chromosome 2, UMN_Dpol_1.0, whole genome shotgun sequence genome:
- the LOC127867748 gene encoding homeobox protein Dlx6a-like: MLNIGGGIPDGMDPEMAHQHQKSAFMELQNQGMGGPGMGHPAYPIRGSYQSHPHSGQYDGGLASQASRGLSGYPFSMNSMSMSPTSYNHGGPTHPFSMPPYHQSSTPPREDKPNMEDLRMTKGKKMRKPRTIYSSLQLQQLNRRFQRTQYLALPERAELAASLGLTQTQVKIWFQNRRSKYKKIMKQSPGSTHSQMSGGNPGSETPLPDQGSSPPPSHGAEMTPTSQHGQVPPHQQQQQQQHMSNNNNLPNGHHHPMMPPQASSVSPQPEMKWSDMNNMNTSAASNAYMPGMSMSGMAPHHYAWYSHPHPHQQSLLT, translated from the exons ATGTTGAACATTGGTGGTGGCATTCCGGACGGTATGGACCCGGAAATGGCGCACCAGCACCAGAAGTCCGCGTTCATGGAACTGCAAAACCAGGGAATGGGCGGTCCGGGGATGGGACATCCGGCGTACCCAATCCGTGGTTCCTACCAGAGCCACCCGCATAGCGGTCAATACGACGGCGGGCTCGCCTCACAAGCGTCCCGGGGACTCAGCGGATATCCCTTTTCCATGAACTCTATGTCGATGTCTCCGACTTCTTATAACCACGGTGGTCCCACGCATCCCTTCTCCATGCCCCCGTATCACCAGTCCTCTACGCCGCCCAGAGAAG ATAAGCCCAACATGGAGGACCTACGCATGACGAAGGGTAAGAAGATGCGCAAGCCGCGCACGATATACTCCAGTCTCCAGCTTCAGCAGCTCAACCGGCGATTCCAGCGGACGCAGTACCTGGCACTACCGGAAAGAGCGGAGTTGGCCGCCTCTCTTGGGCTCACTCAGACTCAG GTGAAAATCTGGTTCCAGAACAGACGCTCAAAGTACAAGAAGATAATGAAACAGAGCCCTGGAAGCACGCACAGTCAAATGAGCGGCGGAAATCCGGGTTCCGAGACACCGCTTCCGGACCAGGGCTCATCGCCACCACCGTCGCATGGCGCTGAGATGACGCCGACGTCACAACACGGTCAGGTGCCGCCCCaccaacagcagcagcagcaacagcacatgtccaacaacaacaaccttcCGAACGGACACCACCATCCGATGATGCCGCCGCAGGCGTCAAGCGTCAGTCCGCAACCGGAAATGAAGTGGTCCGATATGAACAATATGAACACTTCCGCTGCCAGTAACGCGTACATGCCAGGCATGTCTATGTCGGGAATGGCGCCGCACCATTACGCGTGGTACTCTCACCCGCACCCTCATCAACAGTCGCTCCTTACCTAA
- the LOC127869863 gene encoding uncharacterized protein LOC127869863 translates to MPMIDDRSAISVSDLWKQCLRSVFLLTGNQTERERELDREVAFYYSNAFSDNTKRTYTTHRNSYIKFCEHFGYAAVPASSNTICRYAAFLAKSLKFNSVKQYLNIIRLLHAEWNLPNPLSNDFRLTTMLQGIRRHLGDNVVRKRPITPAMLLAIKSALDFTNSLDSTVWAVALTMFYGLLRKSNVLPSLAKAFHPDKQLRLCDITYHNWGIRLHVRWSKTNQFQSKSLDIPLPRLQHHRLCPVQAIFHAARQTAGADPFGPAFLCVIGGNAKPLTSEQFIVRIRQCLEAAGIPSSNIASHSFRRGGATFGYSIGLSPDAIKLLGDWRSNCYQQYISDDFRQRFRTIQLMQRAIKDSL, encoded by the exons ATGCCGATGATTGACGATAGGTCGGCAATTTCTGTCA GCGACTTGTGGAAACAATGTCTCAGGTCGGTTTTTCTACTTACAGGTAATCAAACTGAACGAGAGAGGGAGTTAGATCGTGAAGTAGCATTCTATTACAGCAACGCTTTCTCCGACAATACGAAGAGGACATACACAACACACAGAAATTcttatattaaattttgtgagcATTTCGGCTACGCTGCCGTTCCGGCGTCGTCGAATACTATATGCCGTTATGCTGCTTTTCTTGCCAAATCCCTCAAATTTAACTCCGTCAAACAGTATCTGAATATAATCCGCCTTTTGCATGCCGAGTGGAATCTTCCGAACCCGCTTTCAAATGACTTCCGCCTTACCACAATGCTGCAAGGCATACGCCGACACCTTGGTGATAATGTGGTGCGCAAAAGACCGATTACCCCTGCTATGCTCCTCGCTATCAAATCAGCCTTGGATTTTACAAACTCGCTTGATTCAACCGTATGGGCAGTCGCACTTACGATGTTTTATGGACTTTTACGGAAAAGCAATGTTTTACCGAGTCTTGCCAAGGCCTTCCATCCTGATAAACAATTACGACTGTGTGACATAACGTATCATAATTGGGGTATTCGGTTGCACGTTCGATGGAGTAAGACTAACCAGTTCCAGTCTAAATCATTGGACATTCCTTTACCACGCCTTCAACATCATCGTCTATGCCCGGTGCAGGCAATTTTTCACGCTGCCCGACAGACTGCCGGAGCTGACCCCTTTGGCCCCGCCTTCCTGTGTGTTATCGGGGGTAACGCAAAACCATTAACTAGCGAACAATTCATAGTGCGAATACGTCAGTGCTTGGAGGCGGCCGGTATTCCTTCTTCCAACATCGCAAGCCACTCATTCCGACGCGGCGGTGCAACATTTGGTTACAGCATCGGCCTTTCTCCCGACGCTATCAAACTGTTAGGGGACTGGCGCTCCAACTGCTACCAACAATACATATCAGACGATTTTCGGCAGCGTTTCCGAACAATTCAATTAATGCAACGCGCAATCAAAGACAGCTTGTAA